In the genome of Halococcus sediminicola, one region contains:
- a CDS encoding DUF368 domain-containing protein, whose protein sequence is MGSADAVPGISGGTVALIAGIYGRLIEAITAITPSRSFDLCKAVLPIGSGSSRHHAKLILREFDAMFVATLLTGIATAVVIVGRVVEYAAARVPVLLFGLFFGLIAASAVILWRELTIDTTGQWLVAIVGFSLAFVLSGSVQLLEEGGLVVVFVAGAIAVSAMILPGISGSLLLIILGQYIPMYDSLNSFLDGIGGVVTGGAFETVIAPGREVFTFLVGGLVGLFTVARLIRGLLKRNREATLAFLVVLVFGALRAPIAELSGTEGVDWTLVTIGEFGVLAFIGTVLVLVLDWYAIDIDFGSL, encoded by the coding sequence ATGGGAAGCGCCGACGCTGTTCCTGGTATCTCTGGTGGAACGGTCGCACTTATTGCAGGGATCTATGGACGCTTAATCGAGGCTATCACAGCAATTACTCCCTCCCGCTCTTTCGATCTGTGCAAAGCAGTATTGCCAATCGGCTCCGGAAGTTCGAGACACCACGCCAAGCTGATTCTCAGGGAGTTCGATGCGATGTTCGTTGCCACCTTGCTCACTGGGATCGCCACAGCAGTGGTCATTGTTGGACGGGTCGTCGAGTATGCAGCGGCACGTGTTCCTGTGCTCCTCTTTGGGTTGTTTTTCGGCCTCATCGCCGCTTCCGCAGTGATTCTTTGGCGAGAACTTACGATAGATACGACTGGTCAATGGCTGGTGGCAATCGTGGGGTTCTCTCTTGCATTCGTGCTTTCTGGTAGTGTACAACTGCTCGAAGAGGGTGGCCTTGTGGTTGTCTTCGTTGCCGGCGCAATCGCAGTGAGCGCGATGATCTTGCCCGGGATTTCTGGCTCTCTGCTGTTGATTATTCTCGGCCAGTATATTCCAATGTATGATTCACTCAACAGCTTCCTGGATGGGATCGGTGGAGTGGTTACCGGTGGTGCGTTTGAAACGGTTATTGCCCCTGGTCGGGAGGTCTTCACGTTTCTCGTGGGTGGTCTGGTAGGTCTGTTCACTGTTGCCCGCCTCATCCGAGGACTACTCAAGAGAAATCGAGAAGCAACGCTAGCATTTCTTGTTGTCTTGGTTTTCGGAGCACTCCGTGCACCGATTGCGGAACTCTCTGGTACTGAAGGGGTTGACTGGACATTGGTAACAATCGGAGAATTCGGTGTGTTAGCGTTTATTGGAACGGTCTTAGTCTTGGTTCTTGATTGGTATGCAATCGATATCGATTTCGGTAGTCTGTGA
- a CDS encoding GNAT family N-acetyltransferase — protein sequence MSRSVFIEGDSVDLRTIEEDDIEFLQESINHPAVRQYAGGDLPYNRQRYEKEWFDPISDGEFVELLVCEGDERLGNVSLAPINERRGWANLGYWIYPDHQGKGAATEAAQLAITHGFEELRLHRISAAIVASNEASKRIVEKLGFVHEGTKRDDAFHDGEHVDREMYSILSQEWTA from the coding sequence ATGTCAAGATCAGTCTTCATAGAGGGCGACAGTGTCGACCTGCGAACTATTGAAGAGGATGACATCGAATTCCTCCAAGAGAGTATCAACCATCCAGCTGTGCGTCAGTACGCAGGAGGCGACCTACCGTACAACCGCCAGCGCTACGAGAAGGAGTGGTTTGATCCTATCTCTGACGGTGAATTTGTGGAATTGCTTGTCTGCGAGGGCGACGAGCGCCTCGGGAATGTCTCGCTTGCGCCAATCAATGAACGGCGCGGCTGGGCCAATCTCGGATACTGGATTTATCCTGATCATCAAGGAAAAGGAGCTGCGACCGAGGCTGCCCAGCTGGCGATCACTCACGGTTTCGAGGAACTGCGGCTTCACCGAATCTCAGCTGCAATTGTTGCGTCTAACGAGGCTTCGAAGCGGATCGTGGAGAAGCTTGGATTCGTTCACGAGGGCACAAAGCGAGACGATGCGTTTCATGATGGTGAACACGTTGATAGAGAAATGTACTCAATCCTCTCCCAAGAGTGGACCGCGTGA
- a CDS encoding S8 family peptidase → MVRHNRRSFLRLTGTALGAATLGAGTATAAPSDSRFFINLRDVDRSEVPDDVEIIHDLSQADVLVARGDQERVNGTTAPDRVIDRGDDRTGAVKSREGPTTDGKGSSHNHDGAPKNSEFQWDKREQDVSNELTDKPGGGKSIHDTTTGTGTRVAVVDSGVYDAHPDLADVVNDELSENVSEDPYDWRPNGAGSHGTHVAGIIAATNSNDGPDGGVLGTAPDTEIVSYRMFSGQEGKQGDGYAGWVKAAEAGCDAINYSVGFPAPYVYVDEYPYLTEELRIAEQVAEYVRSQGTVIVNSAGNDELNMNPENTLSIPTEAEGVFGVAATGPIGCGWGGKHSDNEAKWLTGNRLEDPTDSPAFYTNYGNAVDVSAAGGDADLDALDRIPEAERDLVYSTIVKTTYEDGPDDDEDDPVNRPSEIVDTEPGYGWKAGTSMAAPQVAGAVALVRSLRPDASVEEVESLIQETASDAPGGETYHGAGHLNLERLVERA, encoded by the coding sequence ATGGTCCGACACAACAGGCGGTCGTTCCTCCGGTTGACGGGCACAGCACTCGGTGCTGCAACGCTCGGCGCGGGCACCGCAACAGCAGCTCCCTCCGACTCGCGCTTTTTCATCAACCTCCGCGATGTCGACCGTTCAGAGGTTCCTGACGACGTCGAGATCATCCACGACCTCTCGCAGGCCGACGTCCTCGTCGCACGCGGCGATCAAGAGCGTGTGAACGGCACGACGGCCCCCGATCGCGTCATCGACCGAGGCGACGACCGCACCGGTGCCGTCAAATCACGCGAAGGACCGACCACCGACGGCAAGGGGTCGAGTCACAACCACGATGGCGCCCCGAAAAACAGTGAGTTCCAATGGGACAAACGCGAACAGGACGTCAGCAACGAACTCACCGACAAACCGGGTGGCGGTAAATCCATCCACGACACGACGACCGGTACAGGTACTCGCGTCGCCGTCGTTGACTCCGGTGTCTACGATGCCCATCCCGACCTCGCGGACGTCGTCAACGACGAACTCTCGGAGAACGTTTCCGAGGACCCCTACGACTGGCGGCCCAATGGGGCCGGCAGCCACGGCACGCACGTCGCCGGTATCATCGCGGCGACCAACAGCAACGACGGTCCCGATGGCGGGGTCCTCGGAACGGCCCCGGACACCGAAATCGTCTCCTACCGGATGTTCTCCGGTCAGGAGGGCAAACAGGGCGACGGCTACGCCGGCTGGGTGAAAGCCGCCGAGGCGGGCTGTGACGCCATCAACTACAGCGTCGGCTTCCCCGCGCCGTACGTCTACGTCGACGAGTATCCCTACCTGACCGAGGAGTTGCGCATCGCTGAACAGGTTGCCGAATACGTCCGCTCGCAGGGGACGGTCATCGTCAACTCCGCAGGCAACGACGAACTCAACATGAACCCCGAAAACACCCTCAGCATACCCACGGAGGCCGAGGGTGTCTTCGGCGTCGCCGCGACCGGTCCCATCGGCTGTGGCTGGGGCGGCAAGCACAGCGACAACGAGGCGAAGTGGCTCACGGGCAACCGGCTGGAGGACCCGACGGATTCCCCGGCGTTCTACACCAACTACGGGAACGCCGTCGACGTGAGCGCCGCGGGCGGCGACGCCGACCTCGACGCGCTCGACCGGATTCCCGAAGCCGAACGCGACCTCGTCTACTCGACCATCGTGAAGACGACCTACGAGGATGGACCGGACGACGACGAGGACGACCCAGTCAACAGGCCGAGCGAAATCGTCGACACGGAACCGGGGTACGGCTGGAAGGCGGGCACCTCGATGGCTGCCCCACAGGTCGCGGGTGCGGTCGCACTTGTGCGCTCGCTCCGACCCGACGCGAGCGTCGAGGAAGTCGAGAGCCTCATCCAAGAAACTGCAAGCGACGCGCCCGGGGGCGAAACCTACCACGGAGCCGGTCACCTCAATCTAGAGCGCCTTGTCGAGCGCGCCTGA
- a CDS encoding DUF7692 domain-containing protein, which yields MRTDLYDDAGDALGESTRSGAVDGACEFTTTMLPALQEAVDYPDMTSELADVLSTSVVDVEYEVSTGVSVRGSDP from the coding sequence ATGCGAACCGACCTCTACGACGACGCCGGCGACGCGCTCGGCGAGAGCACCCGCTCCGGCGCGGTAGATGGGGCCTGTGAGTTCACGACCACGATGCTACCCGCTCTCCAGGAAGCCGTTGACTACCCGGACATGACGTCGGAGTTGGCCGACGTGCTCTCGACGAGCGTGGTTGACGTCGAATACGAGGTCTCGACCGGCGTGAGTGTGCGCGGCTCCGACCCGTAG
- a CDS encoding HIT family protein, which yields MECTFCSIVKGQEDAEILDETDETLAFAPLESFSEGHLLVIPKEHYENLFDISEATLGAVMEHTRTIAECLYDRDFDGMNLLHDSGRAAQQSVPHFHIHLAPRRSGDGLDLWPENSYEESDFDRTYQNIRAALENRDSS from the coding sequence ATGGAGTGCACATTTTGTTCTATTGTCAAGGGTCAGGAAGACGCTGAAATCCTCGATGAAACGGACGAAACGCTTGCATTCGCTCCTCTCGAATCGTTTTCTGAAGGGCACTTACTGGTAATCCCCAAAGAGCACTACGAAAATTTATTCGATATTTCTGAAGCAACGCTCGGAGCGGTGATGGAGCACACAAGAACTATCGCTGAATGTCTCTACGACCGCGATTTTGACGGTATGAACTTACTACATGATAGCGGACGAGCTGCCCAGCAGTCTGTACCACATTTTCATATTCACCTTGCCCCACGCCGTTCTGGCGATGGGTTAGACCTCTGGCCAGAGAATTCATACGAAGAGTCGGACTTCGACCGCACTTACCAAAACATTAGAGCGGCACTTGAAAACCGAGATTCATCATAG
- a CDS encoding GtrA family protein — MSILDTLHKRSLFSPQNKRLVRYLLVGALGFAINQIIFVLAFNGIGIQYIIAGLLGSGVSIFANYVMNDSWTWKDSGAAGIVQWFWRGIKYGATRVVGVGIGSIAQIVFVEIFVIDPVISNVLKVGVGVLWGFGASEKWVWSSNKSSRNESTTSAANND, encoded by the coding sequence ATGAGCATCCTCGATACTCTTCACAAACGCTCACTATTCAGTCCGCAGAACAAGCGTCTAGTGCGATATCTTCTCGTTGGCGCACTCGGATTTGCGATCAATCAGATTATCTTCGTACTCGCATTCAATGGAATCGGTATTCAGTACATCATTGCTGGACTTCTCGGCAGCGGGGTGAGTATTTTTGCCAACTACGTGATGAACGATAGTTGGACATGGAAAGATAGTGGTGCAGCCGGTATTGTTCAATGGTTCTGGCGTGGTATCAAATACGGCGCGACGCGGGTTGTTGGGGTTGGTATTGGTTCGATAGCGCAGATTGTTTTTGTCGAAATTTTTGTGATTGACCCTGTGATATCGAACGTTCTCAAAGTCGGTGTAGGCGTACTATGGGGATTCGGCGCGAGCGAGAAGTGGGTATGGAGTTCCAACAAGTCTTCACGAAATGAATCCACCACCTCGGCTGCGAATAATGATTAG
- a CDS encoding GNAT family N-acetyltransferase produces MVRIRHGREGDSAGISKAHVASIQGIEGAAYSEEELALWAAGASSATYAINDPKVVFLIAEANDEIVGLAEASFEGVELNKLYVDPTYQNQGIATMLSDEIDTRVRSHGIDSLYVEASMNATPFYERIGYEQIGAHQKSIVVDAASADMKMIDMEKELR; encoded by the coding sequence ATGGTACGGATTCGTCACGGGCGAGAAGGAGACAGTGCGGGAATTTCCAAGGCCCATGTGGCGTCCATCCAAGGTATCGAGGGAGCAGCTTACAGCGAGGAAGAACTCGCACTCTGGGCAGCTGGAGCTTCGTCAGCCACCTACGCAATCAACGATCCAAAGGTAGTGTTTCTAATAGCAGAAGCTAATGATGAGATCGTCGGGTTGGCAGAGGCGTCATTCGAGGGGGTAGAACTCAACAAGCTGTACGTTGACCCCACGTACCAGAACCAAGGGATTGCAACAATGCTAAGTGATGAGATCGATACGCGAGTTCGCTCTCATGGAATTGACTCACTGTACGTCGAAGCATCGATGAATGCAACACCGTTCTATGAACGGATTGGCTACGAACAGATCGGTGCCCACCAGAAATCAATTGTCGTTGATGCGGCCTCCGCAGATATGAAAATGATTGATATGGAGAAAGAACTTCGGTAA
- a CDS encoding helix-turn-helix domain-containing protein, translating to MSHQSAVPDSTATGQSQPTDPHAGLSLVPPGSNSQRTLDTPAIRNIGPRFTEWLPAVLDALLPTITHTTRELAVQHDPRTLQHNRPYGFAAALFETHNVGTAPTATTPTHPFTDALAKFAISYADVEPDELSERKRDLYDYARDEITGVGTRDLPGAPTGLDALQETIIPLLAAGEQTPTIVVSLDGPAWEAIDDERTAARACDTLAVLAAVVDIRLICSPRLDAHLERTHPDWYDEHLTDAGDTHRDPAPDEASESALSAAWNTIGEFTPGGGRLRLLAALDPAGEREVRDLKADSEIELSAGAIDRYVREFADEHDLLAIDTRPKYNRVSLTETGTAAQELIGPEYRVFHPEQSQFNNDLTRTPHDTTSRVCRADAEERSTPTTGGGGSGAVSSAAASSSAHSLPAAAPTAEDWLAATGDASADGYTQWLGGPEGRLDAWAMHDRLLAGRQTEGITLVDEPVEPFEDGEVSYVSCFDDHAQVVVQWGGPLATLVRVTSALLSKQMFSKVLPPSVIGDELDELYDGALENATNDVLRLGAQIGWFSEDEQNYDGLRERYGEIRRRLLAKLGDVMDGDATAWSNLCRDAHGLLASATQLYRAVGVDITIHIRVPDTAQLRTGEGRYQDFLDFFKHTVPKNAAYGVHSVYRLLYEERVDKLKHRMGYEFDDDPTADLTASWVVSGPTASTFREDIERAIASKATDVRETIQEGTERGVSLTIPVVDGNAYGALRRVVDRHADRKGFATLDSDQRRRLVRLATATLGREMGRCSPYGLAEALLSIASARSASAPLTTDDVASGLARLPAARLCPSLPSTMRKALKTLLVADEPLGRSAIVERAGISESSYDRHLDKLAAVGMVESVGNGGHKKWQAWLIPWWSPLADVDAPRTADSDESSPTPASRWDDVLYDIALDLGLNPDYELFAGQVDIDEVFAALPALDRWRGFVAVHYGFDANAIVTLESAVSTSESTASQIPGTTAAVEIGASLDDRQVSLHEEPDSNPRKCSDFLI from the coding sequence ATGAGCCACCAGTCAGCCGTTCCCGATAGCACCGCGACCGGCCAAAGCCAACCCACCGATCCGCATGCGGGGCTCTCGCTTGTCCCGCCGGGCAGCAACAGCCAGCGCACGCTCGATACGCCCGCCATTCGGAACATCGGTCCCCGGTTTACCGAGTGGTTACCGGCCGTTCTCGACGCGCTCCTCCCAACGATTACCCATACCACACGCGAACTCGCCGTTCAGCATGACCCCCGAACCCTCCAGCATAACCGACCGTACGGGTTCGCGGCCGCCCTGTTCGAGACCCACAACGTCGGCACTGCACCAACGGCGACGACGCCCACCCACCCGTTCACCGACGCCCTCGCGAAGTTCGCGATTTCATACGCCGACGTCGAACCCGACGAGTTGAGCGAGCGCAAACGCGACCTCTACGACTACGCTCGCGACGAGATCACCGGTGTCGGCACGCGTGATCTACCGGGTGCGCCGACCGGCCTCGACGCCCTGCAGGAGACGATCATCCCATTACTCGCCGCCGGCGAGCAGACACCCACGATCGTCGTCAGCCTCGATGGCCCCGCGTGGGAAGCCATCGACGATGAACGGACGGCCGCCCGCGCTTGCGACACGCTCGCAGTGCTCGCCGCCGTGGTGGACATCCGACTCATCTGCTCGCCACGACTCGACGCCCATCTCGAACGCACCCACCCCGACTGGTACGACGAGCATCTTACTGACGCCGGGGATACCCACCGGGACCCAGCCCCCGATGAGGCGAGCGAGAGCGCGCTCTCGGCGGCGTGGAACACCATCGGGGAGTTCACCCCTGGCGGTGGCCGCCTCCGGCTGCTCGCGGCGCTCGACCCGGCCGGCGAGCGCGAAGTGCGCGACCTCAAAGCCGACAGCGAGATCGAGCTTTCGGCGGGGGCAATCGACCGCTACGTTCGTGAATTCGCCGACGAGCACGATCTCCTCGCCATCGACACTCGGCCGAAATACAATCGCGTTTCGCTCACAGAAACTGGAACGGCCGCACAGGAGCTTATCGGCCCGGAATATCGTGTTTTCCATCCTGAGCAGAGCCAGTTCAATAACGACCTTACTCGCACCCCTCACGACACAACAAGTAGAGTGTGTCGTGCCGACGCCGAAGAAAGGTCCACCCCAACCACCGGCGGTGGCGGTAGCGGTGCTGTGTCGAGTGCGGCCGCCTCGTCGTCGGCACACTCGCTGCCGGCGGCCGCTCCAACCGCGGAAGACTGGCTCGCGGCGACCGGTGACGCTTCCGCCGATGGCTACACACAGTGGCTCGGTGGTCCTGAGGGTCGTCTCGACGCCTGGGCAATGCACGACCGGCTCCTCGCCGGCCGTCAGACCGAGGGCATCACCCTCGTCGACGAGCCGGTCGAACCGTTCGAAGACGGCGAAGTGAGCTACGTCTCCTGTTTCGACGATCACGCCCAAGTCGTCGTCCAGTGGGGTGGCCCCCTCGCCACACTGGTCCGCGTCACGAGCGCCTTACTCAGCAAGCAGATGTTCTCGAAGGTGCTCCCACCCTCGGTAATCGGCGACGAGCTTGACGAACTCTACGATGGCGCGCTTGAGAACGCGACCAACGATGTGCTCCGACTCGGTGCGCAAATCGGCTGGTTCTCCGAGGACGAACAGAACTACGACGGCCTCCGCGAGCGCTACGGCGAGATTCGTCGCCGATTGCTCGCGAAGCTCGGCGACGTCATGGATGGCGATGCGACCGCGTGGAGCAATCTCTGTCGGGACGCCCATGGCCTGCTCGCGTCGGCGACACAGCTCTATCGGGCGGTCGGTGTCGATATCACAATCCACATTCGTGTCCCCGATACCGCACAGCTACGGACCGGCGAGGGCAGGTATCAGGACTTTCTCGATTTCTTCAAACACACGGTGCCGAAAAACGCCGCCTACGGTGTCCATAGTGTCTATCGCCTGCTGTACGAGGAGCGAGTTGACAAGCTCAAACACCGAATGGGCTACGAGTTCGACGACGACCCGACCGCCGATCTCACAGCGTCGTGGGTAGTCTCGGGACCGACCGCCTCGACGTTCCGTGAGGACATCGAACGGGCTATCGCGTCGAAAGCGACCGACGTTCGTGAGACCATCCAGGAGGGCACCGAGCGCGGCGTCAGCCTCACGATTCCGGTCGTCGACGGCAACGCGTACGGGGCGCTGCGCCGCGTCGTCGACCGCCACGCCGACCGGAAGGGCTTCGCGACACTCGATTCTGACCAACGGCGCAGACTCGTCCGGCTGGCGACCGCGACGCTCGGGAGAGAGATGGGCCGATGTTCACCGTATGGCCTCGCCGAGGCGTTGCTCAGTATCGCTAGCGCTCGCTCAGCGAGCGCACCGCTCACCACCGACGATGTTGCGTCGGGTCTCGCCCGGCTACCAGCCGCCCGTCTCTGTCCATCACTCCCGTCGACGATGCGGAAGGCTCTGAAGACGCTACTGGTCGCCGACGAACCACTCGGTCGGTCAGCGATCGTCGAGCGGGCTGGCATCTCCGAATCTTCCTACGACCGCCATCTCGACAAACTGGCGGCCGTCGGTATGGTCGAGTCGGTTGGGAATGGCGGCCACAAGAAGTGGCAGGCGTGGCTCATCCCGTGGTGGTCGCCGCTCGCTGACGTCGACGCCCCACGGACGGCCGACAGCGACGAAAGCAGTCCCACGCCGGCGTCCCGGTGGGACGACGTACTCTACGACATCGCGCTTGATCTTGGCCTCAACCCCGATTACGAGCTGTTCGCCGGACAGGTCGATATCGACGAGGTGTTCGCTGCACTGCCGGCACTGGATCGATGGCGTGGGTTCGTCGCAGTGCACTACGGGTTCGACGCGAATGCTATCGTCACTCTCGAGAGCGCTGTAAGCACGAGCGAGAGTACTGCTAGCCAGATACCCGGAACCACCGCTGCCGTCGAGATCGGGGCATCCTTAGACGACAGACAGGTATCCCTTCACGAGGAACCTGATAGTAATCCGCGGAAGTGTTCGGACTTTCTCATATGA
- a CDS encoding helix-turn-helix transcriptional regulator encodes MEPDDDINYIVNSDSQIAVLRTLRGRSEPIMKRELKAEAEVSRSTVKRAINNLSERNWIEEAGRKRYVITTVGESIVERYDEFSSTVVGAQTKTQLINQLGKHVEPPSIDVFSEAEVEEYPTTDPMKGWNRADDEVSQQIETGLNFYRGMNPIVSTKGNEIGRKLLDAVDEAELIIDEDVLDASKENYTDELDEGLADDSLEIYVSHQRIPITLAIYNDERVELSVHDEQGHPIGGIRGTNEKLVCWAKDLYEQYRAQSFSITNLLQETG; translated from the coding sequence ATGGAGCCAGATGATGACATCAATTATATTGTCAATTCTGACAGTCAAATTGCTGTGCTGAGAACATTGCGAGGTCGGTCAGAGCCAATTATGAAACGCGAACTAAAAGCTGAAGCTGAAGTCTCTCGATCAACGGTCAAAAGGGCAATCAACAATCTCTCTGAGCGAAATTGGATTGAAGAGGCTGGGCGGAAGCGGTATGTAATCACCACTGTCGGCGAATCTATAGTGGAGCGATATGATGAATTCTCCAGCACTGTCGTTGGCGCGCAGACGAAGACGCAACTCATCAATCAATTGGGAAAGCACGTTGAACCACCATCGATTGATGTATTCAGTGAGGCGGAGGTGGAAGAATACCCCACCACAGACCCAATGAAAGGTTGGAATCGGGCCGATGATGAAGTCTCACAGCAAATCGAGACAGGTTTGAATTTCTATCGAGGAATGAATCCTATTGTCAGCACGAAAGGTAACGAAATTGGGCGTAAGTTGCTTGATGCGGTCGATGAAGCCGAACTGATCATTGACGAAGACGTGCTTGACGCATCAAAGGAGAATTACACCGATGAATTAGATGAAGGATTAGCAGACGACAGCCTCGAGATATATGTTAGCCATCAAAGAATACCTATTACGTTAGCGATTTACAATGATGAGCGAGTCGAATTATCGGTTCACGACGAGCAGGGTCATCCCATCGGAGGAATTCGCGGCACGAACGAGAAATTGGTCTGCTGGGCAAAGGACCTCTACGAGCAATATCGGGCACAGTCGTTCTCAATAACGAATTTGTTACAAGAAACTGGATAG
- a CDS encoding phenylacetaldoxime dehydratase family protein, producing MTERSRQTVNLSNHPDLVIIRAGMRANSLKGVVKLVRYGYQIIKSVNGIDDSKELTPEGLLHIEEEIHSLLPPHFVIRQYWEDFDSLEEWTYTGTHSELWDELAENPEGTSFWHELYSQDGIEAIYNGMEKTPTGMMNFAPTESVDGELSSARDRLQNPSNSAVSSLHSNESEAEDSD from the coding sequence ATGACTGAACGAAGCAGACAAACAGTTAACTTATCGAATCATCCCGATTTAGTCATTATTCGGGCAGGTATGCGGGCAAATTCGCTGAAGGGCGTGGTAAAGTTGGTAAGATACGGCTATCAGATCATTAAAAGTGTGAATGGAATTGATGATTCGAAGGAACTCACGCCGGAAGGATTGCTCCACATAGAAGAGGAAATTCACTCGCTTCTGCCGCCTCACTTTGTGATTCGGCAGTATTGGGAAGATTTTGATTCGCTTGAAGAGTGGACATATACTGGTACCCATAGCGAGCTATGGGATGAACTAGCTGAGAATCCAGAGGGAACATCATTTTGGCATGAACTTTACTCTCAAGATGGAATTGAGGCGATCTACAATGGAATGGAGAAAACACCAACAGGAATGATGAATTTTGCACCTACAGAATCGGTCGATGGTGAACTTTCTTCAGCACGAGACCGTTTACAAAACCCCTCCAATTCAGCAGTTTCGTCTCTTCACTCTAATGAGAGCGAAGCCGAAGACTCGGACTGA
- a CDS encoding DUF4386 family protein gives MKTNIEQKKKMSGLQKIGGVAALTQAVVYLVAMVLFLGILIPAGYGTSTDPIQNVAFLADNQTAVYTVNVLIYVASSVLVAVLALALYNLLKANSPVLTQTATVFGLIWAGVLMATAMIASIGLTTVVDLYGQDPAQAASLWMAIEVVQDGLGGGTEIVGGIWVLLASLAALRTGVFPRILNYLGAVIGAAGIVSVVPALGGLVDLFGLGAIVWFAWLGIVLLRTSPSALEAQQTRQKPAADQAST, from the coding sequence ATGAAAACGAATATCGAACAGAAAAAGAAAATGAGCGGGTTACAGAAGATAGGCGGTGTTGCCGCACTGACTCAGGCCGTTGTCTATCTGGTAGCGATGGTGTTGTTCCTCGGGATTCTTATCCCGGCTGGCTACGGGACAAGCACCGATCCGATTCAGAACGTCGCCTTCCTTGCAGACAATCAAACCGCGGTGTACACCGTGAACGTACTCATCTACGTGGCGTCAAGCGTCCTCGTGGCGGTCTTGGCACTGGCGCTCTACAACCTGCTGAAGGCCAACTCGCCAGTGCTTACGCAGACGGCGACCGTGTTCGGGCTCATCTGGGCCGGCGTGCTCATGGCTACAGCCATGATCGCAAGCATCGGTCTGACCACCGTCGTCGATCTCTACGGCCAGGACCCAGCCCAAGCGGCGTCGCTCTGGATGGCGATCGAAGTCGTGCAGGACGGTCTAGGCGGCGGCACTGAGATCGTCGGCGGCATCTGGGTGTTGCTGGCGAGTCTGGCAGCCCTGCGGACCGGGGTGTTTCCACGCATCTTAAACTACCTCGGCGCAGTGATCGGGGCGGCGGGCATCGTCTCAGTTGTCCCGGCTCTCGGCGGTCTTGTGGACCTGTTCGGACTCGGGGCCATCGTGTGGTTCGCATGGCTCGGGATTGTCCTGCTACGCACCAGCCCGAGCGCGCTCGAAGCACAGCAGACCCGACAGAAACCTGCCGCTGATCAAGCGTCGACTTGA
- a CDS encoding alpha/beta fold hydrolase — METVTSADGTSIAYEQIGSGPPVVLIHGTVGDHTRWELGDVRPAFAKHHTVYAMDRRGRGGSGDAPEYDLEREYEDIAAVVDSIDEPVHLLGHSHGATCALEASLLTENLRSLILYEPPVPWEIVGPELFSEKTVSEMEALLESGKDEVALVMFMRDLLKLPEERLKELRSAPSWQGRVDAAHTLPREERARSAMNGTRAALWR; from the coding sequence ATGGAAACAGTCACCTCTGCAGATGGCACGTCAATTGCGTACGAACAAATTGGGAGCGGGCCGCCGGTCGTGCTGATCCACGGTACTGTCGGCGACCATACGCGTTGGGAGCTGGGCGACGTTCGGCCCGCGTTCGCGAAGCATCACACCGTCTACGCGATGGACCGGCGGGGCCGGGGTGGAAGTGGTGACGCCCCGGAGTACGACCTGGAACGAGAATATGAGGATATCGCTGCAGTAGTCGACTCTATTGACGAGCCCGTGCACCTGCTCGGCCACTCCCACGGCGCTACATGTGCCCTGGAGGCATCCCTACTGACCGAGAACCTCCGGTCGCTGATCCTCTATGAGCCGCCGGTTCCCTGGGAGATCGTCGGCCCGGAACTCTTCTCCGAGAAGACGGTGTCCGAGATGGAGGCGCTTCTGGAATCGGGTAAGGACGAAGTGGCGCTCGTCATGTTTATGCGCGACCTCCTGAAACTCCCGGAGGAACGACTCAAGGAGCTCCGCTCGGCCCCGAGCTGGCAGGGTCGGGTGGACGCGGCCCACACGTTGCCACGCGAGGAGCGGGCCCGTTCGGCTATGAATGGGACCCGGGCCGCTTTATGGAGATGA